CGCGACGGTGGGCTCCAACGGCGAGCCGGTCTCGGCCATTGCCGCGCGCAACACCCCGTATTTTTCCTCGGGCGAGATCAACTCGACGGTCGAGGATGTGCCGGCCGCGTACGAGCGGCTGGTCACCGCGCTGGGCCCGGGCGGCGTGGGCGCGGACATGGACGAGCTCGACGGCATCACGTTTTCTTCCGGTGGTCGCGACTGGTGGTGGGCGAACATCCGCCCCTCGAACACCGAGCCACTCCTGCGCCTGAACGTCGAGGCCGTGAGCGAGGAGCTCATGGTGAGGGTGCGCGATCGCGCGCTGGAGCTCATTCGCGCGTAGGGCGCCAGGCGGGGTTGCCGGCATTGCCAGTAGGGCTTGCCCTTGCCTGTGTACGGGGCGGGCCTGGCGTTACCTGCAATGGCGGGATGCGCTAACGGCAAGGGTGAGTGCGTTGTACAATCCCGTGCTGCGCCGGGCGCGAACGCGCAGCCTTCATGGGGCACAATAGGCCGTATGGACCTGCGCACACCGGACCCCGAATCATCCGGCTGGATGAGCGAGAGCGACCTCGAACTCATCCGCCGCCGCATGCCGATTCTCTACGTCGAGGCCATCCCCGTTCGAGTGGATGACGCGGGTATCGTCGAGCACATCGGCATGCTGCTGCGAGCCAATAGCGACGGCATGATCACCCGTACCTTCGTGTCGGGTCGCGTGCACTACGGCGAGACGGTGCGTGGAGCGCTCATGCGCCACCTCGAGAAAGACCTCGGCGCGATGGCGTTCCCGCAGGTGCCACTCAACCTCTCGCCGTTCACGGTGGCCGAGTTCTCGCCGCTGCCGATGACTGAGCTCTACGACGCGCGGCAGCACGCCGTCGCGCTCGAGTACATCGTGCCGGTGTCGGGCGAGTGCGCGCCGCGGCACGATGCGCTGGAGGTCACCTGGGTCACGCCCGACGAAGCGAAGGACCCAGACCTCCTCGAGGAACTCGAGGGCGGCCGCGGCAAGATCCTCCGCACGGCGCTCGGCTTCCTCGGCGCCTGGTAGGTCCCGCGGTCATTGAGTAGCCGAGTAGCGGCGTATCAATGTCGCAGTCGGCGGGTTTCAATACGGGCTGCGCCCTACTCAACCAGCGGCACCCTACCGAATAAGCCGCGGGCGGTCGCCGTCGAAGCCGTCCGGGCCGGGGTCGCGACCCTCTTGCAACGCACGCAACATGTAGCCGCTCGGCTCGGGCGCGGGGCGGCGCACCGCATCCTCAAAAATCTCGAAATCCCGACGGGAAATCTCGACCCAGCCGGGCCGTAACTGCTCGCCCCAAAACTTGGAATCGCGGGTGAGCTCGAGCATGTCCCGCAGCGGACGGATGTACGCGAACCGCGCATCCGGTAGCCACTCGACGTCGACGCGCCAGGGCGACCGGCCAGCGGTGCCCGGCTGATACGGCTGCTCCGAGACGACGCGACCGGCCTGCACCGCCGCGCGCAGCGGCTCCCCGTCCGGGTTCTGGTAGCGGGGGCTGTAGAGCACGACGCCGTCGGCCACACCCATGCGGTCGAGCGGCTCGAGCGAGCCCCACGACACCTGCGCGAAGCCACCGTCGATGAGATCGCGGGCACGATCAAGCGGCTGCACAATCAGCCAGTACCGGATTCCCACCCGCGATCCCTCGAAACGCAGCGCTTAGCGCAGTGCCGTTGCGGGCACGCGCTCGTAGATCTCGCCAGCGACTACGAGGTCCTGCCACGACATGCCCACGGTCTTCAGCACCGTCGGCTTCGACGGGTCAAGCTTGCGCTCGCCACGCACGAGGTCGCGCAGGGGGATGAGCTGCTCGGCCGTGATCGCGCCCTCTTCGGCGGCGAGGACGATGTCGCCAGCCTCGCGCATCGCGGTCGCGACGTCTTCGACGACCACGTTCGAGCGCGCGATGAGTTTCGAGTCGAGCTCGCGGTGGTCGTGGTTGTGGGAGCCGACCGCGATCACGAGCGTGCCGGGGCGGATGCCTTCCGAATCAAAGAGCGGCTCGGCGGCACCGGTCGCGGTCACGATCACATCGGATTCGCAGGTCGCGTCGTGCGGGTCAATCGCGGTTCCGGTGCGGGCGAACCAGCCGTGCTCGGAGGCGTTCGCGGCGAACATCTCGGCGCGCTCGGGGCGGCGGCCGTGCACAACCAGGCGCTCCATCGTGGGGCGCAGCTCCTTGAGCGCGAGCGTGTGCGAACGGGCCTGCGCGCCGTAACCGAACATCAGCAGTCGCTTCGGGTCGCGGGCGAGCACCAGGTCGGCGACGAGCATCGATACGGCCGCCGCGCGCACGCTGGTGAGCTCGTTCCCATCCACGATCACCTGCGGAGTCGTCGTGTCCGCATCCATCAGCAGGTACAGACCCTGCACACGCGACTTATTGCGCGCCGTGTTGTTCGGGTTCACCGAGATCAGCTTCGAACCCACCCAGCGCGAAGACTGCGACGGCATGAACAGCAGCTGCTTGCCGTCGTGGAGCGGCAGGATCTCGCGCTCGAAATCCGTGGCGGGATCGACGTCGGTCAGCAGCGCTTGCTTGAGCGACTCAGTCGCGTGGCGATACGTGACGTGCTTGCGGATGTGCTGGCTGGTGATGTGAGGAATGGTCACTGGGGGCCCTTCAGTGCGGAGTACTCGAACCGTGCTCGTACTTTGCGCGACGCCACCAAAGCAGCAGTGCTGGCGACGTCACGCAGGAAAATGCGCGCATTGCGCAAATCGTATCGGGTTTACTCGACTCGCGATGACGTCAGGATGCGCTGGCACGTTCGATCTCGGAAATGAGCCGGTCGAGCGCGTGGTCCGGCGTGTCCCACGCGGTCATGAGGCGCACTACGCCAGGGAGCGCGGGCCAGTCGTAGAACTTGATGCCGGTCGCGCGGACAGCGTCAGCGACACCCGGTGCGAGCCGCGCGAAGACCGCGTTCGCCTCGACCTCAAGCGGCACCTCGCACCCCAGCGTCGCGCGGAGCCGTTCCGCGAGCTTTTGAGCCTGTGCATTCGCGTGGCGGGCGTTCTCGAGCCAGAGGTTCCCGTCGTACAGGGCGAGCAGCTGCGCCGAAATGAAGCGCTGCTTCGAGGCCAGCTGCATCGAAAACTTGCGGATGATCTCGATGCCGGACACCGCATCCGGCTCGCGGACCACGATCGCCTCGGCGACCATCGCGCCGATCTTCGTGCCGCCGAGCGAGATGACGTCGACCCCGTCGCTCAGTTCTGCGAGGGATGCGTTGGTGGCGGCGGCCGCGTTCGCGAGTCGGGAGCCGTCGAGGTGGATGCGCATCCCGTGTTCGCGGGCGGCAGCGACAAGGGCGCGTGTCTGGTCGACGGAATACACCGTGCCGAACTCGGTCGAGTTCGAGAACGAAAGGACGTGCGGGTACGCGCGGTGCGGGTCGTCGGGGGAGGTGGCGGTGGCGGCGCGGGAGACGTCCTCGGGGGTGAGCCGTCCATCCTGAGTTGCGGTCGAGAGCACCTTGAGCCCGGCGAGGCGCTCTGGGGCTGCCTGCTCGTCGGTGTTGATGTGGGCGCTCGCGGCGGTGAACACGCCGCCCCAGCGCGGGGTGAGGGCCTGCAGGGCGACGACGTTCGCACCCGTGCCGTTGAACACCGGGTAGACCTCGGCGCGCTCGCCGAAGAGC
This DNA window, taken from Gulosibacter molinativorax, encodes the following:
- a CDS encoding DUF4916 domain-containing protein: MDLRTPDPESSGWMSESDLELIRRRMPILYVEAIPVRVDDAGIVEHIGMLLRANSDGMITRTFVSGRVHYGETVRGALMRHLEKDLGAMAFPQVPLNLSPFTVAEFSPLPMTELYDARQHAVALEYIVPVSGECAPRHDALEVTWVTPDEAKDPDLLEELEGGRGKILRTALGFLGAW
- a CDS encoding EVE domain-containing protein gives rise to the protein MGIRYWLIVQPLDRARDLIDGGFAQVSWGSLEPLDRMGVADGVVLYSPRYQNPDGEPLRAAVQAGRVVSEQPYQPGTAGRSPWRVDVEWLPDARFAYIRPLRDMLELTRDSKFWGEQLRPGWVEISRRDFEIFEDAVRRPAPEPSGYMLRALQEGRDPGPDGFDGDRPRLIR
- a CDS encoding ornithine cyclodeaminase family protein is translated as MTIPHITSQHIRKHVTYRHATESLKQALLTDVDPATDFEREILPLHDGKQLLFMPSQSSRWVGSKLISVNPNNTARNKSRVQGLYLLMDADTTTPQVIVDGNELTSVRAAAVSMLVADLVLARDPKRLLMFGYGAQARSHTLALKELRPTMERLVVHGRRPERAEMFAANASEHGWFARTGTAIDPHDATCESDVIVTATGAAEPLFDSEGIRPGTLVIAVGSHNHDHRELDSKLIARSNVVVEDVATAMREAGDIVLAAEEGAITAEQLIPLRDLVRGERKLDPSKPTVLKTVGMSWQDLVVAGEIYERVPATALR
- a CDS encoding threonine aldolase family protein — translated: MISSLHDQDSYHFGSDNYAGAHPLVLEAIATANGGHVQGYGDDPYTELLRDSMRELFGERAEVYPVFNGTGANVVALQALTPRWGGVFTAASAHINTDEQAAPERLAGLKVLSTATQDGRLTPEDVSRAATATSPDDPHRAYPHVLSFSNSTEFGTVYSVDQTRALVAAAREHGMRIHLDGSRLANAAAATNASLAELSDGVDVISLGGTKIGAMVAEAIVVREPDAVSGIEIIRKFSMQLASKQRFISAQLLALYDGNLWLENARHANAQAQKLAERLRATLGCEVPLEVEANAVFARLAPGVADAVRATGIKFYDWPALPGVVRLMTAWDTPDHALDRLISEIERASAS